A window of the bacterium genome harbors these coding sequences:
- a CDS encoding serine hydrolase: protein MKFINKTLCKEFDRFVNRMRKEWLAPGVGLGIVQGNRIVYQRSYGVRDIARNLPVTEQTKFMVASCTKSFTATAVGILVDEQKLDWDTPVRKYLPWFRMYDPVMTERLTVRDLLCHRSGLPRHDYVWFNNPLSRKEIAQRLKYLEPSKTGDEHNPYDFRNKYQYNNLMYILAGVLIEEVCGMNYEQFICERIFIPLGMHHTCFYTDQLQDDPEFAVSYQKVGNRVYPRIRGWLKDVGISQLIGAVAPAGGMVSTIADLCHWIIFQLNQGKIGGQQLISKKNLAELHTPQFINPPIYSYPERLNNCTGLGWMIESYRGERLVRHSGNLVGFSSHISFMPERNLGIVMTTNIGMSPLDPIIPLYFYDRMLGLEPIDWNQRKKLEAKKDERDLRLKQRKEFAHKPGSKPSLSLSDYSGVYKHPAYGKVVITVENGKLNLSYNRARFRLIHLEKDKFKMVEQISGGEKYRVSFVLRKSGRVASIAIPFEPSTQDIQFRKIS from the coding sequence ATGAAATTTATAAACAAAACGTTATGTAAAGAATTCGACCGGTTCGTTAACCGGATGCGGAAAGAATGGTTAGCGCCAGGAGTTGGGCTCGGAATCGTTCAGGGGAACCGCATCGTATATCAGCGGTCGTATGGGGTGCGTGATATCGCTCGGAATCTGCCGGTAACCGAGCAGACGAAATTTATGGTCGCTTCGTGCACGAAATCGTTCACTGCAACTGCGGTCGGTATCCTCGTTGATGAACAGAAATTGGATTGGGATACTCCGGTGCGGAAATATCTACCGTGGTTTCGGATGTATGACCCGGTTATGACCGAACGATTAACGGTTCGTGATTTGTTATGTCATCGGAGCGGGTTACCTCGGCATGATTATGTCTGGTTCAATAACCCGCTCTCACGGAAAGAAATCGCGCAGCGACTGAAGTATCTCGAACCGAGCAAAACCGGAGATGAACATAACCCGTATGATTTCAGGAATAAATATCAGTACAATAACCTGATGTATATTCTCGCTGGAGTGCTAATAGAAGAAGTTTGCGGGATGAACTATGAACAGTTTATCTGCGAGCGGATATTTATACCGCTCGGAATGCATCATACCTGTTTCTATACCGACCAACTCCAGGATGACCCGGAATTTGCAGTGAGTTATCAGAAGGTCGGGAACCGGGTTTATCCGAGGATACGTGGTTGGTTGAAAGATGTTGGAATATCGCAGTTGATTGGTGCGGTAGCGCCCGCTGGTGGGATGGTATCAACCATCGCAGATTTATGTCATTGGATAATTTTCCAGTTAAATCAGGGTAAAATTGGTGGCCAACAGCTTATTTCCAAAAAGAATCTTGCAGAACTGCATACTCCACAGTTTATCAATCCGCCGATATATTCTTATCCGGAACGGTTAAACAATTGCACTGGGCTCGGTTGGATGATTGAATCGTATCGTGGGGAACGGTTGGTTCGACATAGCGGGAATCTCGTCGGGTTCAGTTCGCATATTTCGTTTATGCCGGAACGGAATCTCGGTATCGTTATGACAACTAATATCGGGATGTCGCCGCTCGACCCGATTATCCCGCTCTATTTCTATGACCGGATGTTAGGGTTGGAACCCATTGATTGGAATCAACGGAAAAAACTTGAAGCGAAAAAAGATGAACGCGACCTGCGGCTGAAACAGAGGAAAGAGTTTGCGCATAAACCGGGAAGCAAACCATCGTTATCGTTATCCGACTATTCGGGGGTATATAAACATCCGGCGTATGGGAAGGTGGTTATCACGGTCGAGAATGGGAAACTCAATCTTAGTTATAATCGCGCGCGGTTTCGGTTGATTCATCTCGAGAAAGATAAGTTTAAAATGGTTGAGCAGATATCCGGTGGCGAAAAGTATCGGGTAAGCTTTGTATTGCGCAAATCCGGAAGAGTTGCATCCATCGCGATTCCGTTCGAACCAAGCACGCAAGATATACAGTTTCGGAAAATAAGTTAA
- a CDS encoding cation:proton antiporter, with amino-acid sequence MELQIIKDILVIFSLSIVIFLFCFRFRIPSIIGFLVTGMFVGPYGLGLIKAVPEVEILADIGVIFLLFTIGIEFSLRNLWQIKKIAVIGGILQVSYTILATLTILKLFGYTVQQALFIGFLISLSSTAIVLKLLQEKAQIDTPHGQIALSILIFQDIIVVPMILVTPFIAGNTIAFGKELVILVLKTIGIILTTLVSAKWIVPWLLFQIAKTRSRELFLLSIIAICLAVAWITSQVGLSLALGAFLAGLIISESEYSQQAIGNIIPFRDTFLSIFFVSIGMLLNLGYVIQHPGLIIVIAIAILVLKAVIMGASALVLGFPLRTAILVGLALCQIGEFSFILSQVGISYGLISETTNQMFLSATILTMMATPLILYAAPKFAERMSRFPLPKLLHAGLFPIPAPRKNKLRDHLIIIGFGINGRNVARAAKSFGIPYIVIELNPETVRTEQANNEPIYFGDATQEAVLHHADIDTAMVVAITINDPIAAVRVTELAHRLNPTAYIIARTQYLHQMEQLYAIGANEVVAEDYETSIEIFTRVLSAYAVPRDEIERIITEIRSDRYEMLRSPCLEPGICFQPHLRTKSDVSGQPASDTPEKS; translated from the coding sequence ATGGAACTGCAGATTATCAAAGATATTCTAGTTATTTTTAGTCTTTCCATCGTTATTTTCTTATTTTGTTTCCGGTTTCGTATTCCGAGTATTATCGGGTTTTTAGTTACCGGGATGTTCGTAGGTCCCTATGGACTCGGTCTGATTAAAGCGGTACCTGAAGTAGAAATATTAGCGGATATCGGCGTTATCTTCCTGCTGTTTACAATCGGTATTGAATTTTCGTTACGCAATTTATGGCAGATTAAAAAGATTGCGGTAATAGGCGGAATCCTGCAAGTTTCCTATACTATTTTAGCGACGTTAACGATTCTCAAACTATTCGGATATACGGTTCAGCAAGCGCTGTTTATCGGGTTTTTGATATCGTTAAGTAGCACGGCAATCGTTCTCAAACTCCTGCAAGAGAAAGCGCAAATTGATACTCCTCATGGTCAGATAGCTTTATCAATCCTGATTTTCCAAGATATTATCGTTGTTCCGATGATATTAGTTACACCGTTTATTGCTGGGAATACGATTGCGTTTGGAAAAGAACTGGTTATTTTAGTTCTAAAAACTATTGGCATTATTCTGACAACGCTCGTGAGCGCAAAATGGATTGTACCGTGGCTGCTATTTCAAATCGCTAAAACCCGGAGTCGGGAATTGTTTCTATTAAGCATCATTGCGATATGTTTAGCTGTAGCGTGGATAACTTCTCAGGTAGGGTTATCATTAGCATTAGGTGCGTTTTTAGCCGGATTGATTATTTCCGAATCGGAATATAGCCAGCAGGCGATCGGCAATATCATTCCGTTCCGGGATACTTTTCTCAGCATTTTCTTCGTTTCTATCGGCATGCTGCTCAACCTCGGATATGTTATCCAGCATCCGGGATTGATTATTGTAATTGCAATAGCTATCTTGGTTTTGAAAGCGGTCATTATGGGCGCAAGTGCGTTGGTATTAGGGTTTCCGTTACGTACCGCGATTCTCGTCGGGTTAGCGTTATGTCAAATAGGCGAATTCTCATTCATCCTTTCGCAAGTTGGAATTTCCTATGGGTTAATTTCCGAAACTACCAACCAAATGTTTCTTTCTGCAACCATTTTAACGATGATGGCAACCCCGCTGATCCTCTATGCAGCGCCGAAATTTGCTGAGCGTATGTCACGATTCCCATTACCGAAACTCTTGCATGCCGGTCTATTCCCGATACCGGCACCGCGAAAAAATAAACTGCGAGACCATTTGATTATCATCGGGTTTGGTATTAACGGACGGAATGTCGCTCGGGCAGCGAAATCGTTTGGTATCCCGTATATTGTCATCGAGTTGAATCCGGAAACAGTTCGAACGGAACAAGCGAATAATGAACCGATATATTTCGGTGATGCGACGCAAGAAGCCGTCCTTCATCATGCGGATATTGATACCGCAATGGTCGTTGCGATAACGATTAACGACCCGATTGCTGCGGTGCGGGTTACCGAACTTGCGCATCGGTTGAATCCGACCGCATATATTATCGCCCGAACGCAATATCTGCATCAGATGGAACAGTTATACGCTATCGGAGCGAATGAAGTCGTTGCGGAAGATTATGAAACTTCAATAGAGATATTCACCCGGGTATTATCAGCGTATGCGGTTCCACGCGATGAAATCGAACGAATCATTACCGAGATACGGAGTGACCGATACGAAATGTTACGTAGCCCTTGTTTAGAGCCGGGTATATGTTTTCAACCGCATCTGCGCACGAAATCCGATGTATCAGGTCAACCTGCATCTGATACTCCAGAAAAGAGTTGA
- a CDS encoding trimethylamine methyltransferase family protein: MLGGANLIHGIGCLESGMTTSFDLILMTSEIISLLNRILQGVTADSEHLATAVINEFGSGGEYLTQQHTLDYFRELWDSELFDRTSYETRVRNGSKSFRQRINDTVQYILANHQANLMNIVRN; the protein is encoded by the coding sequence TTGTTAGGCGGCGCGAATCTGATTCACGGTATCGGATGTTTAGAGAGCGGAATGACTACCTCGTTCGACTTGATTCTTATGACCAGCGAGATTATCAGCTTGCTGAACCGCATCCTGCAAGGAGTTACCGCTGATTCTGAACATCTAGCGACAGCGGTTATTAACGAATTCGGTTCCGGCGGTGAATATCTGACGCAACAACATACTTTGGATTATTTCCGCGAATTATGGGATTCAGAGTTATTCGATAGAACGAGTTACGAAACCCGGGTTAGAAATGGTAGCAAAAGTTTTCGACAACGGATTAATGATACTGTACAATATATATTAGCGAATCATCAGGCGAATTTGATGAATATTGTAAGAAATTAA
- the carB gene encoding carbamoyl-phosphate synthase large subunit translates to MPRRDDIKKVMIIGSGPIVIGQACEFDYSGTQACKALRKLGYEIVLVNSNPATIMTDPGMADKTYIEPLNVETLTEIIAKERPDAILPNLGGQTGLNLSSALANAGVLDKYGVKVIGVELDAIKRGEDRIEFKQTMQRLGLDIPRSAPAVSVEEAERIVAELGYPVVIRPAYTLGGTGGGLVYNLEELRTVVSRGLSASMIGQVLVEESVLGWEELELEVVRDAKNQMITVCFIENVDAMGVHTGDSYCVAPMLTIAPELQAKLQEYSYRIVEAIKVIGGTNIQFAHNPETGRVVVIEINPRTSRSSALASKATGFPIAMVSSMLAAGVTLDEIPYWKEGTLEKYQPSGDYIVVKFARWAFEKFKGIEDKLGTQMRAVGEVMAIGKNYKEAFQKSIRSLEIKRYGLGFAKDFNKKSLDELLSMLSYPTSERQFIMYEALRKGASVETLYKKTYIKPWFIQQMKELVELEEKILQFKNRELPDELLIQAKKDGFADKYLAQLLNTSEPEIRNRRIKLGLQEAWDAVPVSGVENAAYYYSTYNAPDTVESSNKRKIMILGGGPNRIGQGIEFDYCCVHCAFALRDEGIESIMVNCNPETVSTDYDTANKLYFEPLTVEDVLSIYHKEKPEGVIIQFGGQTPLNLANDLAQAGVKILGTSPESIDIAEDRKRFSEIIRKLGIPQPDSGTATSVQEALRVADRLGYPLIVRPSFVLGGRGMEIVHDEEMLREYVTAAVDVTPERPILIDKFLENALEVEVDAISDGTDVLIPSIMEHVELAGIHSGDSACVIPPVSISPEHIQTIKEYTTKIALELHVVGLMNIQYAIADNKVYILEANPRASRTVPLVSKVCNISMARIATQLIIGKKIAELGLQERHIPHFGVKEAVFPFNMFPEVDPILGPEMRSTGEVLGLADSFPLAYFKSQEAAGQKLPEQGTVLITIADRDKKYLYEIAAAFHNLGFKILSTKGTQAYLMQHNIPAKPILKLHEGRPNIVDAIKNGEIQLVINTPAGKLSEFDDSYIRKTAIKYKIPYITTLAGALAAAKGIEAVRKGHSKVKSLQEYHAGIK, encoded by the coding sequence ATGCCTCGGCGGGATGATATCAAAAAAGTGATGATAATCGGGTCAGGGCCGATTGTTATCGGGCAAGCGTGTGAATTCGACTATTCCGGTACGCAGGCGTGTAAAGCGTTACGCAAACTCGGGTATGAAATTGTTCTGGTTAACTCGAATCCGGCAACGATTATGACCGACCCCGGAATGGCAGATAAAACCTATATCGAACCGTTAAATGTTGAAACGTTAACCGAAATTATTGCAAAAGAACGGCCGGATGCGATTCTGCCGAATCTCGGCGGGCAGACCGGGCTGAATTTGTCTTCAGCGTTAGCGAACGCTGGTGTACTCGATAAATATGGAGTTAAAGTTATTGGAGTCGAACTGGATGCGATTAAACGCGGGGAAGACCGGATCGAGTTTAAACAGACAATGCAACGACTCGGGTTAGATATTCCGAGAAGTGCGCCAGCGGTTAGTGTTGAAGAAGCGGAACGGATTGTAGCTGAACTCGGGTATCCAGTCGTTATTCGACCGGCATATACGTTAGGGGGTACCGGCGGCGGGTTGGTATATAATTTAGAAGAGTTACGAACCGTAGTTAGTCGCGGGTTATCCGCAAGTATGATTGGCCAGGTCTTGGTTGAAGAATCGGTGCTCGGTTGGGAAGAACTGGAACTGGAAGTTGTTCGCGATGCGAAAAACCAGATGATTACCGTTTGTTTCATCGAGAACGTTGATGCGATGGGCGTGCATACCGGCGATTCATATTGTGTCGCGCCGATGTTAACCATTGCGCCGGAACTGCAAGCGAAACTGCAGGAGTATTCCTATCGAATCGTTGAAGCGATAAAAGTTATCGGCGGAACGAATATCCAGTTTGCGCATAATCCAGAAACAGGGCGCGTGGTTGTTATTGAAATCAATCCGCGAACTTCGCGGTCATCTGCGCTCGCTTCGAAAGCGACCGGATTCCCGATTGCTATGGTCTCATCGATGCTCGCTGCGGGAGTTACGCTCGATGAAATCCCGTATTGGAAAGAAGGAACATTAGAGAAATATCAACCGTCTGGCGATTATATCGTCGTGAAATTTGCGCGCTGGGCGTTTGAAAAGTTTAAAGGAATTGAAGATAAACTGGGTACGCAAATGCGGGCTGTCGGTGAAGTGATGGCAATCGGTAAAAATTATAAAGAAGCGTTCCAGAAATCTATTCGGTCACTCGAAATCAAACGCTACGGACTCGGGTTTGCAAAAGATTTTAATAAGAAATCGTTAGACGAACTGCTTTCGATGTTAAGTTATCCGACTAGTGAACGGCAGTTCATTATGTATGAAGCCTTGCGGAAAGGCGCATCGGTTGAAACGTTGTATAAGAAAACGTATATTAAACCGTGGTTTATCCAGCAGATGAAAGAACTGGTCGAGTTGGAAGAGAAAATTCTACAGTTTAAAAATCGAGAATTACCTGATGAACTGTTAATTCAGGCGAAAAAAGATGGGTTTGCGGATAAATATCTCGCGCAACTGTTGAATACATCGGAACCTGAAATTCGTAACCGCCGGATTAAACTCGGGCTACAGGAAGCATGGGATGCGGTGCCGGTGAGCGGGGTTGAGAACGCAGCGTATTATTATTCAACGTATAACGCGCCGGATACCGTCGAATCGAGTAATAAACGGAAAATCATGATACTCGGTGGCGGACCGAACCGTATCGGGCAAGGGATAGAGTTCGATTACTGCTGTGTCCATTGCGCATTTGCGCTTCGCGATGAAGGAATTGAATCGATTATGGTCAACTGCAATCCGGAAACAGTTTCAACGGATTATGATACGGCTAACAAACTCTATTTCGAGCCATTAACTGTTGAAGATGTTCTGAGTATATATCATAAAGAGAAACCGGAAGGGGTGATTATCCAGTTCGGCGGACAGACCCCGTTGAATCTGGCGAATGATTTAGCGCAAGCTGGCGTTAAAATTCTTGGAACTTCTCCGGAAAGCATTGATATCGCAGAAGACCGAAAACGGTTCAGCGAAATTATCCGCAAACTCGGTATTCCACAACCTGATTCCGGTACTGCTACCAGCGTGCAGGAAGCGTTACGCGTTGCTGACCGGCTCGGATATCCGCTAATCGTCCGTCCCTCATTTGTTCTCGGCGGGCGTGGGATGGAAATTGTCCATGATGAAGAAATGTTACGGGAATATGTCACCGCAGCGGTTGATGTTACGCCGGAACGACCAATTCTAATAGATAAATTTCTCGAAAATGCGCTTGAAGTTGAAGTAGATGCGATTAGCGACGGAACCGATGTCCTTATTCCGAGCATTATGGAACATGTTGAACTTGCTGGGATTCATTCCGGGGATTCCGCTTGTGTTATTCCACCGGTAAGTATCTCACCGGAACATATTCAAACAATTAAAGAATATACTACAAAAATTGCACTTGAACTCCATGTTGTCGGCTTGATGAATATCCAGTATGCGATTGCGGATAATAAAGTTTATATTCTGGAAGCGAACCCGCGCGCTTCGCGAACTGTTCCGTTAGTTTCGAAAGTATGTAATATTTCGATGGCACGAATCGCTACCCAGCTGATTATCGGCAAAAAAATAGCTGAACTCGGTTTGCAAGAGCGACATATCCCGCATTTCGGCGTGAAAGAAGCGGTGTTTCCGTTCAATATGTTTCCGGAAGTCGACCCGATACTTGGACCGGAAATGCGCTCTACCGGAGAAGTGCTTGGGTTAGCGGATTCGTTTCCGTTAGCCTATTTTAAATCGCAAGAAGCTGCTGGTCAGAAGTTGCCGGAACAAGGAACTGTTCTCATCACCATCGCTGACCGTGATAAAAAATATTTATACGAGATAGCAGCAGCGTTCCATAACCTCGGATTTAAAATTCTCTCAACTAAAGGAACGCAAGCGTATCTTATGCAGCATAATATCCCGGCAAAACCGATTCTGAAATTGCACGAAGGGAGACCGAACATCGTTGATGCGATTAAAAATGGTGAAATCCAGCTGGTGATTAATACTCCAGCAGGGAAATTGAGTGAATTTGATGATTCGTATATTCGGAAAACGGCGATAAAATATAAAATCCCGTATATTACGACGTTAGCTGGTGCGCTCGCTGCCGCGAAGGGAATCGAAGCGGTTCGTAAAGGACATAGTAAGGTTAAAAGTTTGCAGGAATACCACGCCGGGATAAAGTAG
- a CDS encoding DUF1570 domain-containing protein — protein MRFIIVVLAIFYCLMIPIGKAEVSINPTLYEHLKQLNAKIPDGFTVVTEPPFVVIGNESPERVRYWAIDVVRWAVDKLKQDYFKQDPNKIIDIWLFKDNDSYIKYAKELFNDTPTTPFGYYSAKDNSLIMNVATGGGTLVHELIHPFMRANLPKCPPWFNEGLASLYEQSAERNGHIVGLTNWRLNGLHQAIRNGEVISFETLTAMDDDTFYNRNDKGKYNDNYAQARYLCYYLQEKGLLVKFYHEFAKNMKSDPTGYNTLKQVLDEPDMDAFKKKWESFVLTLRFP, from the coding sequence ATGCGATTTATAATAGTAGTTCTTGCAATCTTTTATTGTTTAATGATTCCTATTGGAAAGGCTGAAGTTAGTATTAATCCCACATTATATGAACATCTTAAACAATTAAACGCGAAGATTCCTGATGGATTCACCGTGGTTACAGAACCGCCGTTTGTAGTTATTGGAAATGAATCGCCGGAACGAGTTCGATATTGGGCGATTGACGTCGTGCGCTGGGCAGTGGATAAACTCAAACAGGATTATTTTAAGCAAGACCCGAACAAGATTATTGACATCTGGCTATTTAAAGATAATGATAGTTATATTAAGTATGCTAAAGAGTTGTTTAATGATACTCCAACGACTCCGTTCGGCTATTATTCCGCAAAGGATAATTCGCTAATTATGAACGTTGCTACCGGTGGGGGAACATTAGTGCATGAACTTATCCATCCGTTTATGCGAGCGAATTTGCCGAAATGTCCGCCGTGGTTTAATGAAGGGTTGGCATCGTTATATGAGCAATCTGCGGAACGAAACGGGCATATCGTCGGACTTACCAACTGGCGATTGAACGGATTGCACCAAGCGATTCGAAATGGAGAGGTTATTTCATTTGAGACATTAACTGCAATGGATGATGATACATTCTATAACCGGAATGATAAAGGAAAGTATAACGATAACTATGCGCAAGCGCGATATCTCTGTTATTATCTGCAAGAGAAAGGGCTACTCGTTAAATTCTATCATGAGTTTGCCAAGAATATGAAATCCGACCCGACGGGGTATAACACCTTGAAACAAGTTCTCGATGAACCTGATATGGATGCGTTTAAAAAGAAATGGGAATCGTTTGTTTTGACCCTACGGTTTCCCTAA
- a CDS encoding esterase family protein → MIRKYFTTHIRTGIPLFFILSVLCSVLSGTVCLAQSLKGTIESHSFIGHLSQKTVLYNIYLPEGYATSTERYPVIYHLNGLGDTPSSHNITIAEPFEYARDSGVIGSVIIVYPNSYGYTFWADSIDSTKPAETNVIYELIPHIDSTYRTIAQRKYRIVQGWSMGGFGAALYITKFPNLFNGAILYDAALFPWSTLTTLLPDTAREIFGNNEAYFNQYSPWRYAGENAALFQSRTSLRIVVAAITSYNREYRDYLNSLSIYPAYTETTSVHIVSQVIAAEGYNSIIFIANLFHSSATPTKIEKIWQLYSQQNLTIENFEHIRKKRLFCSSLYAQW, encoded by the coding sequence GTGATACGTAAATATTTTACAACGCACATCCGAACAGGAATACCGTTGTTTTTTATCTTATCGGTGCTATGTTCTGTTCTATCAGGAACCGTATGTCTTGCACAGAGTCTGAAAGGAACCATCGAATCGCATAGTTTCATCGGTCACCTGAGCCAGAAAACAGTTCTCTATAACATCTATCTACCAGAAGGATATGCAACAAGTACCGAACGATATCCAGTCATTTATCATCTTAATGGACTAGGGGATACTCCCAGCAGCCATAATATTACGATCGCAGAACCGTTTGAATACGCGCGCGATTCCGGAGTTATCGGTTCGGTAATCATCGTTTACCCGAATAGCTATGGATATACCTTCTGGGCGGATAGTATCGATTCAACTAAACCTGCAGAAACCAACGTTATCTACGAACTTATCCCGCATATCGATTCAACGTATCGAACGATAGCGCAGCGGAAATATCGGATTGTGCAAGGGTGGTCGATGGGCGGATTCGGTGCAGCGTTATATATCACTAAATTCCCGAATTTATTTAACGGCGCTATACTCTACGACGCAGCATTATTCCCATGGTCAACGTTGACTACTTTATTACCGGATACCGCACGAGAGATTTTCGGAAATAACGAAGCGTATTTCAACCAATATTCTCCGTGGAGATATGCTGGGGAAAATGCAGCGCTATTCCAATCAAGAACCAGTCTCCGAATAGTTGTCGCAGCGATAACCAGTTATAATCGGGAGTATCGTGATTATCTGAATAGCTTATCGATCTATCCGGCGTATACCGAAACAACCAGCGTCCATATTGTATCGCAGGTTATAGCTGCGGAAGGATATAATTCTATAATATTCATTGCAAACTTATTTCATTCCAGCGCTACTCCGACGAAAATAGAAAAAATCTGGCAATTATATTCACAACAGAACCTAACCATAGAAAACTTCGAGCATATCCGGAAAAAACGATTATTTTGTAGTTCTCTATATGCTCAATGGTAA
- a CDS encoding AroM family protein — protein MKKVETVKIGLVTIGQSPREDIVSEMRLILGNTIEIIQAGALDGLAPKEIERLRPNESEIPLFTRLNDGAPVIIGKNNIVPFLNQAIARLEQHEVTLIGLLCTEEFTGLTPHRLLVASKTILHNTVNKFHQNRTVAIIYPLEIQTKSMQKKWAPLGVQLLFIPFNPLDQEAEFDVLLARCESPDISIIVLDCFGYSAGLAWDILFLTGKPVLLPRTILAYYLKLLVVNYNKKCDT, from the coding sequence ATGAAAAAAGTAGAAACAGTTAAAATCGGATTGGTGACTATCGGTCAATCGCCGCGAGAAGATATTGTTTCAGAGATGCGGTTGATTCTCGGGAATACTATCGAAATTATCCAAGCAGGCGCATTAGATGGTCTTGCTCCGAAAGAAATAGAACGATTACGGCCGAACGAATCCGAAATTCCGTTATTTACCCGATTGAATGATGGGGCTCCGGTTATCATTGGGAAAAATAATATTGTTCCCTTTCTCAATCAAGCGATAGCGCGATTAGAACAGCATGAGGTTACATTGATTGGACTACTTTGTACTGAAGAGTTTACCGGGTTAACTCCACATAGACTTTTAGTTGCGTCTAAAACGATTCTGCACAATACGGTGAATAAATTCCACCAGAACCGAACTGTAGCCATTATTTATCCGCTAGAGATACAAACCAAATCTATGCAGAAGAAATGGGCGCCGCTTGGAGTGCAACTGCTGTTTATTCCATTTAATCCATTAGACCAGGAAGCAGAATTTGATGTATTACTCGCACGATGTGAATCCCCAGATATTAGTATTATTGTTTTAGATTGTTTCGGTTATTCAGCTGGATTAGCTTGGGATATCCTTTTTTTAACCGGAAAACCGGTTTTGCTACCGCGAACGATACTTGCCTATTATCTAAAACTGCTTGTTGTAAATTATAATAAGAAATGTGATACGTAA